One Lytechinus variegatus isolate NC3 chromosome 11, Lvar_3.0, whole genome shotgun sequence DNA segment encodes these proteins:
- the LOC121423853 gene encoding uncharacterized protein LOC121423853, giving the protein MTPWIISVYLLIANIQPIICSEPHRNVRLVGGFNKYEGRVEVFWNNTWGTICDDQWDRRDAWVICKELGFGSPLQIASTAHFGSGPGPILLDNLDCKGTESNILNCSHSGIGVHDCSHFEDAGVACSPPVLCLTDPCYKGTCVDSGESFHCICTPGFMGKLCDQEVNCTLPDKLPPGAHFVSPHSSYSYNEVVVVSCTDGPGSTSWTCNQYGQWDSHYIPCASLTGAYRSANTHSYTVIGIGSALVVIGVAVFIFAIYILIRHKRQHRVESLYEISNLSRLESVPSAYLTMTGGPSPMPSPRRSSSVLSTDPLIKASRANMALPPTPTENVRSPLSITTSLPFPTTNGNQEPEPRIERQTDKEVDNQAAKQSEKQTVNANEKPSTGTCNKPVTKQTVTRSSSNSSATKQPVAPARPKKQNNEQRSKPLFKFPPPPIPTTPAPSKTSRADGTASSANGGVVHDKSKLLSNMSKQRSLEDEGTSLVGGASDGRKNVRAVKSHELGKVNNMKDDLNKPVKSPYSNM; this is encoded by the exons ATGACGCCGTGGATTATTTCAGTGTATTTGCTGATCGCAAACATACAGCCTATTATTTGTTCtg aacCACATCGAAACGTTCGActtgttggaggattcaacaaaTACGAAGGGAGGGTAGAAGTCTTCTGGAATAACACATGGGGTACAATATGTGATGATCAGTGGGACAG ACGAGATGCCTGGGTGATCTGCAAGGAGTTGGGGTTCGGTAGTCCTCTCCAGATCGCCAGCACGGCCCACTTCGGATCTGGACCAGGACCCATCCTGCTTGATAATCTGGACTGTAAGGGAACCGAGTCTAACATTCTGAACTGCTCACATTCTGGGATTGGCGTTCATGATTGCTCGCATTTTGAGGATGCCGGTGTGGCCTGTTCACCTCCAG TACTTTGTTTGACTGATCCGTGCTATAAAGGAACCTGCGTCGATTCAGGAGAGTCCTTCCACTGCATATGCACACCAGGTTTTATGGGCAAGCTCTGCGACCAAG AGGTGAACTGCACACTACCAGACAAACTGCCTCCAGGAGCCCATTTCGTCTCCCCACATTCTTCTTACTCGTATAACGAGGTGGTGGTCGTTTCCTGTACGGACGGGCCAGGGTCGACTTCATGGACTTGCAACCAGTATGGCCAATGGGACTCTCATTATATACCGTGTGCTTCGCTTACAG GTGCCTATCGCTCGGCTAATACACATTCCTACACCGTCATCGGCATCGGGTCTGCTCTTGTCGTTATTGGAGTAGCTGTCTTCATCTTTGCAATATACATATTGATACG GCACAAGAGACAGCATCGGGTTGAGAGTCTCTACGAAATCTCAAACTTATCTCGCTTGGAGTCAGTTCCGTCAGCATACCTTACAATGACCGGTGGCCCTTCTCCCATGCCATCACCACGACGGTCCAGTTCTGTCCTCAGCACGGATCCCCTCATCAAAGCCTCCAGAGCCAACATGGCGCTTCCACCGACCCCAACAGAGAACGTACGGTCTCCTTTGTCCATCACGACGTCACTTCCGTTTCCAACGACCAATGGAAACCAAGAACCAGAGCCTAGGATTGAAAGACAAACCGACAAGGAGGTCGACAACCAGGCCGCGAAGCAGAGCGAGAAGCAGACTGTCAACGCAAATGAAAAGCCTAGCACGGGAACGTGTAATAAGCCGGTAACGAAACAGACAGTGACGAGATCGTCCTCCAACTCTTCCGCGACGAAGCAACCTGTGGCCCCCGCCCGACCTAAGAAGCAGAACAACGAGCAACGCAGCAAGCCACTTTTCAAGTTCCCGCCACCACCGATACCGACAACACCTGCACCGAGTAAAACTTCGCGCGCAGATGGGACAGCGTCGTCTGCAAATGGCGGCGTGGTGCACGATAAAAGCAAACTTTTGTCCAACATGTCCAAGCAAAGGAGTCTCGAGGATGAAGGTACTTCGCTTGTCGGTGGTGCATCTGATGGTCGCAAGAATGTGAGGGCTGTGAAGTCACATGAACTTGGCAAAGTAAACAACATGAAAGACGATTTAAACAAGCCTGTAAAGTCTCCATACTCGAATATGTAG